From Canis lupus dingo isolate Sandy chromosome 24, ASM325472v2, whole genome shotgun sequence, a single genomic window includes:
- the NELFCD gene encoding negative elongation factor C/D isoform X3 has protein sequence MRPARARSRERMAGAAPGAIMDEDYFGSAAEWGDEADGGQQEDDYGEGEDDAEVQQECLHKFSTRDYIMEPSIFNTLKRYFQAGGSPENVIQLLSENYTAVAQTVNLLAEWLIQTGVEPVQVQETVENHLKSLLIKHFDPRKADSIFTEEGETPAWLEQMIAHTTWRDLFYKLAEAHPDCLMLNFTVKLISDAGYQGEITSVSTACQQLEVFSRVLRTSLATILDGGEENLEKNLPEFAMVCHGEHTYLFAQAMMSVLAQEEQGGSAVRRIAQEVQRFAQEKGHDASQITLALGTAASYPRACQALGAMLSKGALNPADITVLFKMFTSMDPPPVELIRVPAFLDLFMQSLFKPGARINQDHKHKYIHILAYAASVVETWKKNKRVGINKDELKSTSKAVETVHNLCCNENKGASELVAELSTLYQCIRFPVVAMGVLKWVDWTVSEPRYFQLQTDHTPVHLALLDEISTCHQLLHPQVLQLLVKLFETEHSQLDVMEQLELKKTLLDRMVHLLSRGYVLPVVSYIRKCLEKLDTDISLIRYFVTEVLDVIAPPYTSDFVQLFLPILENDSIAGTIKTEGEHDPVTEFIAHCKSNFILVN, from the exons ATGCGCCCTGCTCGCGCGCGCTCACGGGAAAGGATGGCGGGGGCCGCGCCGGGCGCCATCATGGACGAGGACTACTTCGGGAGCGCGGCCGAATGGGGCGACGAGGCGGACGGTGGCCAG CAGGAGGATGAttatggagagggagaagatgacGCAGAGGTCCAGCAAGAATGCCTACATAAGTTTTCTACCCGGGATTATATAATGGAGCCCTCCATCTTTAACACTCTGAAGAG GTATTTTCAGGCAGGTGGTTCTCCGGAGAATGTTATCCAGCTCTTATCTGAAAACTACACTGCCGTGGCCCAGACTGTCAACCTGCTGGCTGAGTGGCTCATTCAGACAG gtgTTGAGCCAGTACAGGTTCAGGAAACTGTGGAAAATCATTTGAAGAGTTTACTGATCAAACATTTCGATCCTCGCAAAGCAGATTCTATTTTTACTGAAGAAGGAGAG ACCCCAGCTTGGCTTGAACAAATGATTGCACACACCACGTGGAGAGATCTTTTTTATAAACTGGCTGAAGCCCATCCAGACTGTTTGATGCTTAACTTCACTGTTAAG CTTATTTCTGATGCAGGGTACCAAGGGGAGATTACCAGCGTGTCCACAGCCTGCCAGCAGTTGGAAGTGTTTTCTAGAGTACTCCGTACCTCTTTAGCTACGATTTTGGATGGAGGAGaggaaaacctggaaaaaaatctCCCTGAGTTTGct ATGGTGTGCCACGGGGAGCACACGTACCTGTTTGCCCAGGCCATGATGTCTGTGCTGGCCCAAGAAGAGCAAGGCGGCTCTGCCGTGCGCAGGATTGCTCAGGAAGTGCAGCGCTTTGCCCAGGAGAA GGGTCATGATGCCAGTCAGATCACATTAGCCCTGGGCACCGCTGCCTCCTACCCCAGGGCTTGTCAGGCCCTTGGGGCTATGCTGTCCAAAGGAGCCCTGAATCCGGCCGACATCACAGTCCTGTTCAAGATGTTCACAAGCATGGACCCACCTCCTGTTGAACTC ATCCGGGTGCCGGCCTTCCTGGACCTGTTCATGCAGTCGCTCTTTAAACCGGGGGCCAGAATCAACCAGGACCACAAGCACAAATACATTCATATCTTGGCCTACGCAGCAAGCGTGGTTGAAACCTGGAAGAAG AACAAGCGTGTGGGCATCAACAAGGACGAACTGAAGTCAACGTCAAAAGCCGTGGAGACCGTGCACAACTTGTGCTGTAACGAGAACAAAGGGGCCTCTGAACTAGTGGCAGAGCTGAGCACACTTTATCAGTGTATCAG GTTTCCGGTGGTGGCAATGGGTGTGCTGAAGTGGGTGGACTGGACTGTGTCGGAGCCGAGGTACTTCCAGCTGCAGACCGACCACACCCCCGTGCACCTGGCCTTGCTGGACGAG ATCAGCACCTGCCACCAGCTCCTGCACCCCCAGGTCCTGCAGCTGCTGGTTAAGCTTTTTGAGACTGAGCACTCCCAGCTGGACGTGATGGAGCAG CTCGAGTTGAAGAAGACCCTGTTGGACAGGATGGTTCACCTGCTGAGTCGAGGTTATGTACTTCCTGTTGTCAGTTACATCCGAAAGTGTCTGGAGAAGCTGGACACTGACATTTCACTCATTCGCTATTTTGTAACCGAG GTACTAGATGTCATTGCTCCTCCGTACACGTCTGATTTTGTGCAGCTTTTCCTCCCCATCTTGGAAAATGACAGCATCGCTGGCACCATTAAAACAGAAGGAGAACATGACCCTGTGACGGAATTTATAG CTCACTGCAAGTCCAACTTCATCCTGGTGAACTGA
- the NELFCD gene encoding negative elongation factor C/D isoform X1 codes for MRPARARSRERMAGAAPGAIMDEDYFGSAAEWGDEADGGQQEDDYGEGEDDAEVQQECLHKFSTRDYIMEPSIFNTLKRYFQAGGSPENVIQLLSENYTAVAQTVNLLAEWLIQTGVEPVQVQETVENHLKSLLIKHFDPRKADSIFTEEGETPAWLEQMIAHTTWRDLFYKLAEAHPDCLMLNFTVKLISDAGYQGEITSVSTACQQLEVFSRVLRTSLATILDGGEENLEKNLPEFAKMVCHGEHTYLFAQAMMSVLAQEEQGGSAVRRIAQEVQRFAQEKGHDASQITLALGTAASYPRACQALGAMLSKGALNPADITVLFKMFTSMDPPPVELIRVPAFLDLFMQSLFKPGARINQDHKHKYIHILAYAASVVETWKKNKRVGINKDELKSTSKAVETVHNLCCNENKGASELVAELSTLYQCIRFPVVAMGVLKWVDWTVSEPRYFQLQTDHTPVHLALLDEISTCHQLLHPQVLQLLVKLFETEHSQLDVMEQLELKKTLLDRMVHLLSRGYVLPVVSYIRKCLEKLDTDISLIRYFVTEVLDVIAPPYTSDFVQLFLPILENDSIAGTIKTEGEHDPVTEFIAHCKSNFILVN; via the exons ATGCGCCCTGCTCGCGCGCGCTCACGGGAAAGGATGGCGGGGGCCGCGCCGGGCGCCATCATGGACGAGGACTACTTCGGGAGCGCGGCCGAATGGGGCGACGAGGCGGACGGTGGCCAG CAGGAGGATGAttatggagagggagaagatgacGCAGAGGTCCAGCAAGAATGCCTACATAAGTTTTCTACCCGGGATTATATAATGGAGCCCTCCATCTTTAACACTCTGAAGAG GTATTTTCAGGCAGGTGGTTCTCCGGAGAATGTTATCCAGCTCTTATCTGAAAACTACACTGCCGTGGCCCAGACTGTCAACCTGCTGGCTGAGTGGCTCATTCAGACAG gtgTTGAGCCAGTACAGGTTCAGGAAACTGTGGAAAATCATTTGAAGAGTTTACTGATCAAACATTTCGATCCTCGCAAAGCAGATTCTATTTTTACTGAAGAAGGAGAG ACCCCAGCTTGGCTTGAACAAATGATTGCACACACCACGTGGAGAGATCTTTTTTATAAACTGGCTGAAGCCCATCCAGACTGTTTGATGCTTAACTTCACTGTTAAG CTTATTTCTGATGCAGGGTACCAAGGGGAGATTACCAGCGTGTCCACAGCCTGCCAGCAGTTGGAAGTGTTTTCTAGAGTACTCCGTACCTCTTTAGCTACGATTTTGGATGGAGGAGaggaaaacctggaaaaaaatctCCCTGAGTTTGct AAGATGGTGTGCCACGGGGAGCACACGTACCTGTTTGCCCAGGCCATGATGTCTGTGCTGGCCCAAGAAGAGCAAGGCGGCTCTGCCGTGCGCAGGATTGCTCAGGAAGTGCAGCGCTTTGCCCAGGAGAA GGGTCATGATGCCAGTCAGATCACATTAGCCCTGGGCACCGCTGCCTCCTACCCCAGGGCTTGTCAGGCCCTTGGGGCTATGCTGTCCAAAGGAGCCCTGAATCCGGCCGACATCACAGTCCTGTTCAAGATGTTCACAAGCATGGACCCACCTCCTGTTGAACTC ATCCGGGTGCCGGCCTTCCTGGACCTGTTCATGCAGTCGCTCTTTAAACCGGGGGCCAGAATCAACCAGGACCACAAGCACAAATACATTCATATCTTGGCCTACGCAGCAAGCGTGGTTGAAACCTGGAAGAAG AACAAGCGTGTGGGCATCAACAAGGACGAACTGAAGTCAACGTCAAAAGCCGTGGAGACCGTGCACAACTTGTGCTGTAACGAGAACAAAGGGGCCTCTGAACTAGTGGCAGAGCTGAGCACACTTTATCAGTGTATCAG GTTTCCGGTGGTGGCAATGGGTGTGCTGAAGTGGGTGGACTGGACTGTGTCGGAGCCGAGGTACTTCCAGCTGCAGACCGACCACACCCCCGTGCACCTGGCCTTGCTGGACGAG ATCAGCACCTGCCACCAGCTCCTGCACCCCCAGGTCCTGCAGCTGCTGGTTAAGCTTTTTGAGACTGAGCACTCCCAGCTGGACGTGATGGAGCAG CTCGAGTTGAAGAAGACCCTGTTGGACAGGATGGTTCACCTGCTGAGTCGAGGTTATGTACTTCCTGTTGTCAGTTACATCCGAAAGTGTCTGGAGAAGCTGGACACTGACATTTCACTCATTCGCTATTTTGTAACCGAG GTACTAGATGTCATTGCTCCTCCGTACACGTCTGATTTTGTGCAGCTTTTCCTCCCCATCTTGGAAAATGACAGCATCGCTGGCACCATTAAAACAGAAGGAGAACATGACCCTGTGACGGAATTTATAG CTCACTGCAAGTCCAACTTCATCCTGGTGAACTGA
- the NELFCD gene encoding negative elongation factor C/D isoform X2: MRPARARSRERMAGAAPGAIMDEDYFGSAAEWGDEADGGQEDDYGEGEDDAEVQQECLHKFSTRDYIMEPSIFNTLKRYFQAGGSPENVIQLLSENYTAVAQTVNLLAEWLIQTGVEPVQVQETVENHLKSLLIKHFDPRKADSIFTEEGETPAWLEQMIAHTTWRDLFYKLAEAHPDCLMLNFTVKLISDAGYQGEITSVSTACQQLEVFSRVLRTSLATILDGGEENLEKNLPEFAKMVCHGEHTYLFAQAMMSVLAQEEQGGSAVRRIAQEVQRFAQEKGHDASQITLALGTAASYPRACQALGAMLSKGALNPADITVLFKMFTSMDPPPVELIRVPAFLDLFMQSLFKPGARINQDHKHKYIHILAYAASVVETWKKNKRVGINKDELKSTSKAVETVHNLCCNENKGASELVAELSTLYQCIRFPVVAMGVLKWVDWTVSEPRYFQLQTDHTPVHLALLDEISTCHQLLHPQVLQLLVKLFETEHSQLDVMEQLELKKTLLDRMVHLLSRGYVLPVVSYIRKCLEKLDTDISLIRYFVTEVLDVIAPPYTSDFVQLFLPILENDSIAGTIKTEGEHDPVTEFIAHCKSNFILVN; encoded by the exons ATGCGCCCTGCTCGCGCGCGCTCACGGGAAAGGATGGCGGGGGCCGCGCCGGGCGCCATCATGGACGAGGACTACTTCGGGAGCGCGGCCGAATGGGGCGACGAGGCGGACGGTGGCCAG GAGGATGAttatggagagggagaagatgacGCAGAGGTCCAGCAAGAATGCCTACATAAGTTTTCTACCCGGGATTATATAATGGAGCCCTCCATCTTTAACACTCTGAAGAG GTATTTTCAGGCAGGTGGTTCTCCGGAGAATGTTATCCAGCTCTTATCTGAAAACTACACTGCCGTGGCCCAGACTGTCAACCTGCTGGCTGAGTGGCTCATTCAGACAG gtgTTGAGCCAGTACAGGTTCAGGAAACTGTGGAAAATCATTTGAAGAGTTTACTGATCAAACATTTCGATCCTCGCAAAGCAGATTCTATTTTTACTGAAGAAGGAGAG ACCCCAGCTTGGCTTGAACAAATGATTGCACACACCACGTGGAGAGATCTTTTTTATAAACTGGCTGAAGCCCATCCAGACTGTTTGATGCTTAACTTCACTGTTAAG CTTATTTCTGATGCAGGGTACCAAGGGGAGATTACCAGCGTGTCCACAGCCTGCCAGCAGTTGGAAGTGTTTTCTAGAGTACTCCGTACCTCTTTAGCTACGATTTTGGATGGAGGAGaggaaaacctggaaaaaaatctCCCTGAGTTTGct AAGATGGTGTGCCACGGGGAGCACACGTACCTGTTTGCCCAGGCCATGATGTCTGTGCTGGCCCAAGAAGAGCAAGGCGGCTCTGCCGTGCGCAGGATTGCTCAGGAAGTGCAGCGCTTTGCCCAGGAGAA GGGTCATGATGCCAGTCAGATCACATTAGCCCTGGGCACCGCTGCCTCCTACCCCAGGGCTTGTCAGGCCCTTGGGGCTATGCTGTCCAAAGGAGCCCTGAATCCGGCCGACATCACAGTCCTGTTCAAGATGTTCACAAGCATGGACCCACCTCCTGTTGAACTC ATCCGGGTGCCGGCCTTCCTGGACCTGTTCATGCAGTCGCTCTTTAAACCGGGGGCCAGAATCAACCAGGACCACAAGCACAAATACATTCATATCTTGGCCTACGCAGCAAGCGTGGTTGAAACCTGGAAGAAG AACAAGCGTGTGGGCATCAACAAGGACGAACTGAAGTCAACGTCAAAAGCCGTGGAGACCGTGCACAACTTGTGCTGTAACGAGAACAAAGGGGCCTCTGAACTAGTGGCAGAGCTGAGCACACTTTATCAGTGTATCAG GTTTCCGGTGGTGGCAATGGGTGTGCTGAAGTGGGTGGACTGGACTGTGTCGGAGCCGAGGTACTTCCAGCTGCAGACCGACCACACCCCCGTGCACCTGGCCTTGCTGGACGAG ATCAGCACCTGCCACCAGCTCCTGCACCCCCAGGTCCTGCAGCTGCTGGTTAAGCTTTTTGAGACTGAGCACTCCCAGCTGGACGTGATGGAGCAG CTCGAGTTGAAGAAGACCCTGTTGGACAGGATGGTTCACCTGCTGAGTCGAGGTTATGTACTTCCTGTTGTCAGTTACATCCGAAAGTGTCTGGAGAAGCTGGACACTGACATTTCACTCATTCGCTATTTTGTAACCGAG GTACTAGATGTCATTGCTCCTCCGTACACGTCTGATTTTGTGCAGCTTTTCCTCCCCATCTTGGAAAATGACAGCATCGCTGGCACCATTAAAACAGAAGGAGAACATGACCCTGTGACGGAATTTATAG CTCACTGCAAGTCCAACTTCATCCTGGTGAACTGA